A genome region from Cardiocondyla obscurior isolate alpha-2009 linkage group LG14, Cobs3.1, whole genome shotgun sequence includes the following:
- the Nompb gene encoding intraflagellar transport protein 88 homolog, with protein sequence MSTAEVEDDIYTGYNDYPSVYNIKDLEQDELFQEVIKTSYGKRSIFTPKTPGTAMRFGTASRFQRSGTTTSMQPGLRPMTAVRSAGYTSNRQAFDPLNMGSAKVSTPGLETNKEDTPEEKIKASERKIMVLIETSAQAASENNMKVALERAREASSRERALIRLQEQAGLSDNHNIDLTFAVLFNLAVQYTNNEMYTEAIATYQAITRNRMFSNSARLKVNMGNIYVKMGQLSQAIKMYRMAFDQAPTAHKDLRIKIMHNMGMLFVQMGRLEEAANSFEWVMRERSEFKAGLHAVLCHFALSHRDKMKRAFLELLEVQLNVDQEDKYSINPDDATSNILNEVIKNDDLSKLEKEMKLEAEKTILHAAKLIAPVIEDTLTTGFAWCVDAIKSSAYSTLAADLEISKAMVFLYNRDTQLAIDTLKMFENRDTKANSAAATMLSFIYYLQGDYDQAEKYGEAARNADAYNAAAYVNLSACAIKKDELNIARELLLCALETDASHVQALYNLGLVYKKEHIYEEALECFWKIRNMVRHDPQTLYQIGHLYQLMSDVDQASEWYNQLLGIIPSDPGVLQKLGEMYDSIGDKQQAFQFYNDSHRFYPANFEVIDWIGSYFISMQIAEKALTYFEKAVELAPDEPRWRLLVAACLRRTGQFHKALTEYQDIHNKFPDNIECLKFLVRLCSDLGLKEAQTYAVELKKAEKAKELKERQGSARPGTTGSRKSNSGTSSRAGSGLSVMSDHRPSPDRRPISGRNDYQGINYVDPVGPLPTRPMTAAGKRDDDFGDEELGDDLLPE encoded by the exons ATGTCCACCGCAGAAGTTGAGGATGATATTTATACAGGATATAATGATTATCCATCagtgtataatattaaagatcTTGAGCAAGATGAATTATTTCAGGAAGTTATTAAAACAAGTTATGGAAAAAGATCAATA TTTACTCCAAAAACTCCAGGGACTGCAATGCGATTTGGAACAGCAAGTAGA TTTCAAAGAAGTGGTACAACTACATCAATGCAACCTGGCCTTAGACCTATGACAGCAGTTAGAAGTGCAGGATATACCAGTAATCGACAAGCATTTGATCCTCTTAACATGGGAAGTGCTAAAGTATCAACTCCTGGATTGGAAACTAACAAAGAAgacac accagaggaaaaaataaaagcatcaGAGAGGAAAATAATGGTTTTAATTGAAACTTCGGCACAAGCAGCTtcagaaaataatatgaaGGTTGCTTTAGAACGTGCGAGGGAAGCTTCCTCAAGGGAAAGAGCCCTTATACGATTACAGGAACAAGCTGGTCTCAGTGATAATCACAACATAGATTTAACATTTGCT gTATTGTTTAACTTAGCAGTTCAGTACACGAACAATGAAATGTATACAGAGGCTATAGCAACTTATCAGGCTATAACAAGAAACAGAATGTTTAGTAATAGCGCTCGACTGAAAGTGAATATGGGTAATATTTATGTGAAAATGGGACAATTATCTCAAGCTATAAAAATGTACAGAATGGCATTTGATCAAGCTCCAACTGCTCACAAAGATCTAAG AATAAAGATTATGCATAATATGGGAATGTTATTTGTACAAATGGGTCGATTAGAAGAGGCAGCTAATAGTTTTGAGTGGGTGATGAGAGAGAGATCTGAATTTAAAGCAGGTTTACATGCTGTTTTATGTCATTTCGCGTTATCTCATCGTgataaaatgaaaagagctTTCTTAGAGTTATTAGAAGTACAACTTAATGTAGATCAGGAAGACAAGTATAGCATAAATCCT GATGACGCTACATCTAATATATTAAacgaagtaataaaaaatgacgaTCTGTCaaaattggaaaaagaaatgaagTTGGAAGCGGAAAAAACTATACTCCACGCGGCAAAGCTTATAGCGCCCGTTATCGAAGATACGCTTACAACTGGATTTGCTTG gtgtGTTGATGCCATAAAATCCTCGGCTTACAGTACTTTAGCTGCTGATTTAGAAATAAGCAAGGCTATGGTATTTTTGTATAATCGGGACACACAATTAGCCATAGATACGCtgaaaatgtttgaaaatcgTGACACCAAAGCCAATAGTGCAGCAGCAACTATGctctcatttatttattatctc caaggAGATTATGATCAGGCTGAAAAATATGGCGAAGCTGCTCGTAATGCCGATGCTTACAATGCAGCCGCTTACGTTAATTTATCTGcttgtgcaattaaaaaagatgaattaaatatcgctAGAGAGCTGTTATTATGTGCGTTAGAAACGGATGCTAGTCATGTACAAGCTCTGTACAATTTAg gattagtttataaaaaagaacatatATACGAAGAGGCCTTAGAATGCTTTTGGAAAATTCGTAACATGGTTAGACATGATCCACAAACGTTATATCAAATTGGTCATCTATATCAATTAATGAGTGATGTTGATCAAGCATCCGAatg gtATAATCAATTATTAGGTATAATACCATCTGATCCCggagttttacaaaaattggGAGAAATGTATGATTCAATCGGAGACAAACAGCAagcatttcaattttataatgat TCCCACAGATTTTATCCTGCTAATTTTGAAGTAATAGACTGGATTGgatcttattttatatcaatgcAG attGCTGAGAAAGCGTTGACTTATTTCGAGAAAGCAGTAGAACTTGCTCCAGATGAACCAAGATGGAGATTATTAGTCGCCGCATGTTTAAGACGCACTGGGCAATTTCATAAAGCTCTCACAGAGTATCAAGATATTCACAATAAATTTCCGGATAATATAGAATGTTTAAAGTTTTTAGTTCGATTGTGTAGTGATTTGGGTTTGAAAGAAGCACAAACATATGcagttgaattaaaaaaagccgAGAAGGCTAAAGAACTGAAAGAGAGACAAGGTTCAGCAAGACCAGGCACAACAG GATCTAGAAAGAGTAATAGCGGAACATCATCGCGAGCTGGTTCAGGATTAAGTGTTATGTCAGATCATAGGCCAAGTCCAGATCGACGACCAATTTCGGGTCGAAATGATTATCAAG gtaTAAATTATGTAGATCCTGTAGGGCCTCTTCCAACTCGTCCTATGACAGCCGCTGGAAAACGAGATGACGATTTTGGGGACGAAGAACTTGGAGATGATCTCCTGCCtgagtaa
- the LOC139107870 gene encoding uncharacterized protein, translating into MSKSQNLPVLIVTCSEDNSEENYSLPENATNNNTFLKVKYEEDGDSGFSSGFDSSVDSSDESNNASDNFTNERKLFVIKCKQELNNRDLPEHFERWTIKKQYDHLIKNIGKYFPNIPESLRYVLPAIFENGDCGRKANAKPDWLIMDKFYRGQRFAQRYFSVISISDLMGLIQIFSFSDGLKPLILSERSNTPYRAFERYLRTIRTFRIWYTSDPWCKGTPAYCDIQRVRKLHRAMRRKLCKKNFEEIDRDSKIQNAWCPMLGKITRDFADACPVEKNFQCPYTMTRTRGLNQGDMSGTQFASMGLIVLYPEKFGIHDASDEDLEAFCHLWRGIGYLLGIEDQYNFCRGSLQDVRQRTKDFIESWVKPNFRAVTSEWEHMVMCLYEGVGYIAHLNNYKIFLLQLCDILELNMPRLYENCTMSEKILYRFWKFFFSYVVKLPGVISIMNAMLNTCLNKATEFEPNKHAKLKKKSAEKVSGNIEI; encoded by the coding sequence ATGTCGAAATCACAAAATTTGCCTGTACTAATAGTCACGTGCAGCGAAGATAATTCCGAAGAGAATTATTCGTTACCTGAAAATGcgacaaataataatactttccTTAAAGTAAAGTACGAAGAAGACGGAGACAGCGGTTTTTCGAGCGGTTTTGATTCCTCTGTCGACAGTTCTGACGAATCAAATAATGCATCGGATAATTTCACCAACGAgcgtaaattatttgtaataaaatgcaaacaaGAACTCAACAACCGCGATCTACCGGAACACTTCGAACGATGGACAATCAAGAAGCAGTACGAtcatctaataaaaaatattggcaAATATTTTCCGAACATACCGGAATCTTTAAGATACGTCTTACCGGCGATCTTCGAAAACGGAGACTGTGGGCGGAAAGCAAATGCAAAACCGGACTGGCTGATTATggataaattttatcgcggtCAACGCTTTGCTCAACGTTATTTCAGCGTGATTTCGATAAGCGACCTAATGGGTTTAATACAGATATTCAGTTTCTCCGACGGACTGAAACCGCTGATTCTTAGCGAGAGATCGAACACGCCATATCGCGCTTTCGAGCGATACCTCAGAACTATCAGAACCTTCAGGATTTGGTACACAAGCGATCCTTGGTGCAAAGGTACGCCGGCTTACTGCGACATTCAGAGAGTGCGAAAGCTGCATCGCGCTATGAGACGAAAGCTATGCAAGAAAAACTTCGAGGAGATCGACAGAGATAGCAAAATTCAAAACGCGTGGTGCCCTATGCTGGGAAAGATTACGAGAGATTTTGCGGACGCGTGTcccgtggaaaaaaattttcaatgtcCCTACACGATGACGAGAACGAGAGGTCTGAACCAGGGCGATATGTCGGGTACGCAGTTCGCTTCTATGGGCCTTATAGTGCTTTACCCGGAAAAATTTGGGATACACGACGCAAGTGACGAGGATTTGGAGGCTTTCTGCCACCTATGGCGCGGGATAGGCTATCTACTTGGTATCGAGGATCAGTACAATTTTTGTCGCGGCAGTTTACAAGATGTGCGTCAGCGAACTAAGGACTTCATCGAGTCCTGGGTAAAACCGAATTTCCGCGCGGTAACATCGGAATGGGAACACATGGTCATGTGTCTGTACGAGGGCGTTGGTTATATCgctcatttaaataattataaaatatttctgctccAGCTATGTGACATTCTTGAGCTTAACATGCCTCGCTTGTACGAAAATTGTACTATGTcggaaaaaatattgtacagATTTtggaaattctttttctcttacgTGGTAAAGTTACCTGGTGTCATTTCTATCATGAACGCGATGCTAAACACGTGTTTGAATAAAGCAACGGAATTCGAACCTAACAAACATGCTAAGCTTAAGAAAAAGTCAGCTGAAAAAGTCTCGGGGAATATAGAGATTTAA
- the LOC139107871 gene encoding hexokinase type 2 isoform X1, with protein sequence MVVPTDHALHEAIQVSPLVLSDDVKRQKIENYLSKMRFSAATARKIQDVFISEMSKGIHQQPSSLQMENTYIPELLDGTEEGLYLALDLGGTNFRVLLLELAHGAPVRSEVKRYYIGSELRVGTVIPLFDYLAECVSDFVISQGLQDVELPLGFTFSFPMIQHSLDVGILVTWTKTFNCPDAVNKDVVRLLREALDRRGDTKVKVMAILNDTTGTLVQGSTLDHNTAIALILGTGSNACYLERADRVEHWETERHGEREIFFNKVIIDIEWGAFGDNGVLDFIKTDFDRENDANSLIVNSFTFEKYIGGKYLGEVVRVILAKLTKERLLFVGESTSDSLLTPGNLTTDLVSHIEQDSVDGGDSNTRGVLEKFGIIPDEDDIRIVQYVCEVASNRAALLVSICLASLLDRIDKEQITVAVDGSLYKHHPRLEGWMKQYTSLLTPGRKFKLVHAEDGSGKGAALVAAIAHRLKKRLQ encoded by the exons ATGGTCGTACCCACGGACCATGCACTCCACGAAGCGATTCAAGTGTCGCCGTTGGTACTTTCTGACGATGTTAAACGCCAAAAA ATTGAAAATTACTTGTCGAAGATGAGATTTTCTGCGGCGACCGCTCGGAAGATACAGGACGTATTCATATCTGAAATGAGCAAAGGAATTCATCAGCAACCATCCTCGCTGCAGATGGAGAACACCTACATACCGGAACTGCTCGATGGAACAG AAGAAGGTCTCTACTTGGCACTCGATCTCGGTGGCACTAACTTTCGTGTGCTCCTCTTGGAGTTGGCCCATGGTGCTCCTGTACGATCAGAAGTCAAGCGATATTACATAGGATCCGAATTGAGAGTCGGCACGGTGATCCCTCTGTTCGATTATTTGGCCGAGTGTGTCAGTGATTTCGTCATTTCCCAAGGTCTTCAGGATGTGGAGCTTCCTctcg GTTTTACCTTCTCCTTCCCGATGATTCAACACTCGTTGGACGTTGGTATTCTGGTAACATGGACCAAGACTTTCAACTGTCCCGATGCTGTAAACAAGGACGTAGTGAGGTTATTGCGAGAAGCCCTGGACCGGCGAGGCGACACAAAGGTGAAGGTTATGGCGATTTTAAACGATACGACTGGTACCTTGGTCCAGGGATCAACTTTAGATCATAATACGGCGATCGCACTTATTCTGGGAACTGGCAGTAACGCCTGTTATCTCGAACGTGCTGACCGAGTCGAGCACTGGGAGACGGAGAGACACGGCGAGAGAGAA atattttttaataag GTTATCATTGATATTGAGTGGGGTGCTTTTGGTGATAACGGTGTCTTAGACTTCATCAAGACGGATTTCGATCGTGAGAACGACGCAAATTCTCTTATCGTAAATTCGTTTAC atttgaAAAGTACATTGGTGGCAAATATCTCGGTGAAGTAGTGCGTGTGATACTTGCGAAGTTGACCAAAGAGAGGCTTCTGTTTGTAGGAGAATCTACATCAGACAGCCTCCTGACACCCGGTAATCTTACCACTGATCTGGTATCTCATATCGAGCA AGATTCGGTAGATGGTGGCGACAGTAATACGAGAGGGGTTCTCGAAAAATTCGGTATTATTCCGGACGAGGATGATATCAGAATCGTTCAATATGTGTGCGAGGTCGCCTCTAACCGCGCGGCTCTTTTAGTGTCGATAT GTCTTGCGAGTTTGCTAGATCGCATTGATAAAGAACAAATAACAGTTGCTGTAGATGGATCTCTTTACAAACATCATCCTCGATTAGAAGGCTGGATGAAGCAGTATACTTCGCTCCTTACTCCAGGACGAAAA TTCAAATTAGTCCATGCAGAAGATGGAAGCGGCAAGGGAGCTGCGCTTGTCGCAGCTATTGCACATAGACTTAAAAAGCGATTACAATAA
- the LOC139107871 gene encoding hexokinase type 2 isoform X2, translated as MVVPTDHALHEAIQVSPLVLSDDVKRQKIENYLSKMRFSAATARKIQDVFISEMSKGIHQQPSSLQMENTYIPELLDGTEEGLYLALDLGGTNFRVLLLELAHGAPVRSEVKRYYIGSELRVGTVIPLFDYLAECVSDFVISQGLQDVELPLGFTFSFPMIQHSLDVGILVTWTKTFNCPDAVNKDVVRLLREALDRRGDTKVKVMAILNDTTGTLVQGSTLDHNTAIALILGTGSNACYLERADRVEHWETERHGEREVIIDIEWGAFGDNGVLDFIKTDFDRENDANSLIVNSFTFEKYIGGKYLGEVVRVILAKLTKERLLFVGESTSDSLLTPGNLTTDLVSHIEQDSVDGGDSNTRGVLEKFGIIPDEDDIRIVQYVCEVASNRAALLVSICLASLLDRIDKEQITVAVDGSLYKHHPRLEGWMKQYTSLLTPGRKFKLVHAEDGSGKGAALVAAIAHRLKKRLQ; from the exons ATGGTCGTACCCACGGACCATGCACTCCACGAAGCGATTCAAGTGTCGCCGTTGGTACTTTCTGACGATGTTAAACGCCAAAAA ATTGAAAATTACTTGTCGAAGATGAGATTTTCTGCGGCGACCGCTCGGAAGATACAGGACGTATTCATATCTGAAATGAGCAAAGGAATTCATCAGCAACCATCCTCGCTGCAGATGGAGAACACCTACATACCGGAACTGCTCGATGGAACAG AAGAAGGTCTCTACTTGGCACTCGATCTCGGTGGCACTAACTTTCGTGTGCTCCTCTTGGAGTTGGCCCATGGTGCTCCTGTACGATCAGAAGTCAAGCGATATTACATAGGATCCGAATTGAGAGTCGGCACGGTGATCCCTCTGTTCGATTATTTGGCCGAGTGTGTCAGTGATTTCGTCATTTCCCAAGGTCTTCAGGATGTGGAGCTTCCTctcg GTTTTACCTTCTCCTTCCCGATGATTCAACACTCGTTGGACGTTGGTATTCTGGTAACATGGACCAAGACTTTCAACTGTCCCGATGCTGTAAACAAGGACGTAGTGAGGTTATTGCGAGAAGCCCTGGACCGGCGAGGCGACACAAAGGTGAAGGTTATGGCGATTTTAAACGATACGACTGGTACCTTGGTCCAGGGATCAACTTTAGATCATAATACGGCGATCGCACTTATTCTGGGAACTGGCAGTAACGCCTGTTATCTCGAACGTGCTGACCGAGTCGAGCACTGGGAGACGGAGAGACACGGCGAGAGAGAA GTTATCATTGATATTGAGTGGGGTGCTTTTGGTGATAACGGTGTCTTAGACTTCATCAAGACGGATTTCGATCGTGAGAACGACGCAAATTCTCTTATCGTAAATTCGTTTAC atttgaAAAGTACATTGGTGGCAAATATCTCGGTGAAGTAGTGCGTGTGATACTTGCGAAGTTGACCAAAGAGAGGCTTCTGTTTGTAGGAGAATCTACATCAGACAGCCTCCTGACACCCGGTAATCTTACCACTGATCTGGTATCTCATATCGAGCA AGATTCGGTAGATGGTGGCGACAGTAATACGAGAGGGGTTCTCGAAAAATTCGGTATTATTCCGGACGAGGATGATATCAGAATCGTTCAATATGTGTGCGAGGTCGCCTCTAACCGCGCGGCTCTTTTAGTGTCGATAT GTCTTGCGAGTTTGCTAGATCGCATTGATAAAGAACAAATAACAGTTGCTGTAGATGGATCTCTTTACAAACATCATCCTCGATTAGAAGGCTGGATGAAGCAGTATACTTCGCTCCTTACTCCAGGACGAAAA TTCAAATTAGTCCATGCAGAAGATGGAAGCGGCAAGGGAGCTGCGCTTGTCGCAGCTATTGCACATAGACTTAAAAAGCGATTACAATAA